One Drosophila subobscura isolate 14011-0131.10 chromosome U, UCBerk_Dsub_1.0, whole genome shotgun sequence DNA window includes the following coding sequences:
- the LOC117902376 gene encoding insulin receptor substrate 1 isoform X3, translated as MASTSDDGLVLSGYQKKLKTMKKKFFVLYEKTNNAAARLEYYDTEKKFMQKTEPKRVIYLSSCFNINPRFDTKHRFVIMLSSREGGFGIVLESDSDLRTWLEKLLFLQRHQANINGQMQSTYDHVWQVYIQKKGMSEKVGITGTYHCCLTSKSLTLVCIGPEKLPNGDSRISSIEILLTTIRRCGHASPQCIFYMELGRQSVLGCGELWMETDNAAVATNMHNIILSAMSAKTETNMNFLNVYQARPDIGQEPMRKRSSSANESSKPIIQTRQSAVELRNSSSIHNSTYGRERCDSLPTRNRTLSDGSNQINLGSNHGFRSNTISGNRPNTTNKPNCSPPFYTPLRCSESEESSISVDESDDNGTFTPYRRNTRSSKGVIPEENIDDFASAELSSTTVNNGLFAQFELTQ; from the exons atgGCTTCAACATCGGATGATGGACTAGTGCTAAGCGGCTaccaaaaaaaactaaaaacaatgaaaaaaaaattctttgttttgtatgaaaaaacaaacaatgcaGCTGCACGTTTAGAATATTACGATACGGAGaaaaaatttatgcaaaaaacagaaccaaaacGAGTAATTTATTTAAGTAGCTGCTTTAATATAAATCCTCGTTTTGATACTAAACATAGATTTGTTATTATGTTATCCTCAAGAGAAGGCGGATTTGGAATTGTGCTCGAAAGTGATAGCGATCTACGTACATGGCTAGAAAAATTATTATTCTTGCAACGGCATCAGGCAAATATAAATGGTCAAATGCAATCAACATATG ACCATGTCTGGCAAGtttatattcaaaaaaaaggaatgtcGGAAAAAGTTGGAATTACTGGAACCTATCACTGCTGCCTAACCTCAAAATCGCTAACACTCGTTTGCATAGGTCCGGAAAAATTACCAAATGGCGATAGCCGAATCTCTAGCATTGAGATTCTTTTGACAACAATACGTCG ATGTGGCCATGCATCTCCTCAGTGCATTTTCTATATGGAACTTGGCCGTCAGAGTGTTTTAGGCTGTGGGGAATTATGGATGGAAACGGATAATGCTGCTGTCGCTACAAATATGCATAACATAATTTTAAG CGCCATGTCAGCTAAAACTGAGACCAACATGAACTTTTTGAATGTGTACCAAGCAAGACCTGATATTGGTCAGGAACCAATGAGAAAACGTTCATCATCAGCAAACGAATCCTCCAAACCAATTATACAAACTCGTCAAAGCGCTGTTGAGTTGCGGAATAGTAGTTCCATACATAATAGCA cttatGGAAGAGAAAGGTGTGATAGTTTACCAACAAGAAATCGAACCTTAAGCGACGGCAGCAATCAAATAAACCTTGGATCAAATCATGGTTTCCGATCTAACACGATTTCTGGGAACCGTCCAAACACTACCAACAAACCTAACTGTAGTCCACCGTTTTATACACCATTAAGATGCTCGGAATCTGAAGAATCATCAATTAGTGTGGACGAATCCGATGATAACGGAACTTTTACCCCTTATCGACGAAA CACCCGGTCTTCCAAAGGAGTTATTCCCGAAGAAAATATTGACGATTTTGCAAGTGCTGAATTGAGTTCAACCACTGTAAATAATG GTTTGTTCGCCCAATTCGAGCTTACTCAATAG
- the LOC117902376 gene encoding insulin receptor substrate 1 isoform X2, translating to MASTSDDGLVLSGYQKKLKTMKKKFFVLYEKTNNAAARLEYYDTEKKFMQKTEPKRVIYLSSCFNINPRFDTKHRFVIMLSSREGGFGIVLESDSDLRTWLEKLLFLQRHQANINGQMQSTYDHVWQVYIQKKGMSEKVGITGTYHCCLTSKSLTLVCIGPEKLPNGDSRISSIEILLTTIRRCGHASPQCIFYMELGRQSVLGCGELWMETDNAAVATNMHNIILSAMSAKTETNMNFLNVYQARPDIGQEPMRKRSSSANESSKPIIQTRQSAVELRNSSSIHNSTYGRERCDSLPTRNRTLSDGSNQINLGSNHGFRSNTISGNRPNTTNKPNCSPPFYTPLRCSESEESSISVDESDDNGTFTPYRRKFVRPIRAYSIGNKVEHSNLKRVGYINESGKNSHRVRAYSVGSKSKIPRCDLQRIVLVEKDKNKAGTNGSHNNIFTDNSIASEVIHTNTIRENKSTSAPLLGLKHQVNTDRMSDLMEIDFSRTSILVTKKRIKDDDIPENIENGFPTYRRNLPLRNLVTTDQNVLEEQQINSEPRASDGGYLEMKPVGKTAYCESSVSFLQNKMDKIKLKDYSEAHIQDLSETRKTVNPNPSGIVEELQKSSLNEIGCQTMELTTSPDSNENLGLMRQRTNMSPEIESNKQNQPEYVTRGPRSVPDENKIVNSTSNDEYAQVTGKISQFANKQNDVGYKIIHIKSDSSLISLKKNQVAIPNDDSEHRLQDNCIMVADKGQGPSSSNAKCNLKLKIADLKRTDASTISTILPIKNLNFPSDHTSRISHPELYYASLDLPHVSGKNTGAFLKRGSCESPPVALSAGGGSAYAKIDFDQSDSSSSSSNVVNA from the exons atgGCTTCAACATCGGATGATGGACTAGTGCTAAGCGGCTaccaaaaaaaactaaaaacaatgaaaaaaaaattctttgttttgtatgaaaaaacaaacaatgcaGCTGCACGTTTAGAATATTACGATACGGAGaaaaaatttatgcaaaaaacagaaccaaaacGAGTAATTTATTTAAGTAGCTGCTTTAATATAAATCCTCGTTTTGATACTAAACATAGATTTGTTATTATGTTATCCTCAAGAGAAGGCGGATTTGGAATTGTGCTCGAAAGTGATAGCGATCTACGTACATGGCTAGAAAAATTATTATTCTTGCAACGGCATCAGGCAAATATAAATGGTCAAATGCAATCAACATATG ACCATGTCTGGCAAGtttatattcaaaaaaaaggaatgtcGGAAAAAGTTGGAATTACTGGAACCTATCACTGCTGCCTAACCTCAAAATCGCTAACACTCGTTTGCATAGGTCCGGAAAAATTACCAAATGGCGATAGCCGAATCTCTAGCATTGAGATTCTTTTGACAACAATACGTCG ATGTGGCCATGCATCTCCTCAGTGCATTTTCTATATGGAACTTGGCCGTCAGAGTGTTTTAGGCTGTGGGGAATTATGGATGGAAACGGATAATGCTGCTGTCGCTACAAATATGCATAACATAATTTTAAG CGCCATGTCAGCTAAAACTGAGACCAACATGAACTTTTTGAATGTGTACCAAGCAAGACCTGATATTGGTCAGGAACCAATGAGAAAACGTTCATCATCAGCAAACGAATCCTCCAAACCAATTATACAAACTCGTCAAAGCGCTGTTGAGTTGCGGAATAGTAGTTCCATACATAATAGCA cttatGGAAGAGAAAGGTGTGATAGTTTACCAACAAGAAATCGAACCTTAAGCGACGGCAGCAATCAAATAAACCTTGGATCAAATCATGGTTTCCGATCTAACACGATTTCTGGGAACCGTCCAAACACTACCAACAAACCTAACTGTAGTCCACCGTTTTATACACCATTAAGATGCTCGGAATCTGAAGAATCATCAATTAGTGTGGACGAATCCGATGATAACGGAACTTTTACCCCTTATCGACGAAA GTTTGTTCGCCCAATTCGAGCTTACTCAATAGGCAATAAAGTTGAGCACTCAAATCTAAAACGCGTTGGATACATAAATGAAAGTGGAAAGAACTCACATCGTGTTCGAGCTTATTCCGTTGGTTCAAAGTCCAAAATACCTCGATGTGACTTGCAACGTATTGTTCTTGTGGAAAAGGATAAAAACAAAGCTGGGACGAACGGAAGCCATAATAATATATTCACAGATAATTCTATTGCAAGCGAAGTCATTCATACGAATACAATTCgagaaaacaaatcaacaagtGCTCCTCTATTGGGTCTTAAGCATCAAGTAAACACTGATCGTATGAGTGATTtgatggaaattgatttttcgcGAACATCGATTTTGGTCACAAAAAAGCGAATTAAAGACGATGACATTCccgaaaatattgaaaatggaTTTCCAACATACCGTCGAAACCTTCCTCTTCGAAACCTTGTCACTACGGATCAAAACGTTCTTgaggaacaacaaattaatagTGAACCTCGCGCTTCAGATGGTGGATACTTGGAAATGAAACCGGTTGGTAAAACGGCGTACTGTGAGTCAAGCGTGTCTTTTcttcaaaataaaatggatAAGATCAAGCTAAAAGACTATTCGGAAGCACATATACAGGATTTAAGTGAAACGAGAAAAACAGTTAACCCCAATCCATCCGGAATTGTTGAGGAACTGCAGAAATCtagtttaaatgaaattggTTGTCAAACTATGGAATTAACCACCTCACCTGACAGTAATGAAAACCTTGGTTTAATGAGACAACGAACCAACATGAGTCCAGAAATTGaaagcaacaagcaaaatCAACCAGAATACGTCACAAGAGGCCCAAGATCAGTCCCagatgaaaataaaatagtaAATTCAACAAGCAATGATGAATATGCGCAAGTTACAGGAAAAATCAGTCAGTTTgccaataaacaaaacgaTGTTGGCTATAAAATTATTCACATAAAAAGTGACAGCTCACTAATCTCGTTAAAGAAAAATCAAGTGGCCATTCCTAATGACGATTCGGAGCATAGACTTCAAGATAATTGTATTATGGTAGCCGACAAAGGTCAAGGTCCCAGCTCAAGCaatgcgaaatgcaatttgaagtTAAAAATAGCTGATTTAAAAAGAACAGATGCCAGTACAATATCCACAATTCttccaattaaaaatttaaatttcccaTCTGATCACACTTCACGCATATCCCATCCTGAACTTTACTACGCAAGTCTTGATCTTCCCCATGTTAGCGGCAAAAACACAGGAGCATTTCTCAAAAGAGGCTCATGTGAATCGCCGCCAGTTGCATTGTCTGCAGGAGGTGGGAGTGCGTATGCAAAAATAGATTTTGATCAATCGGACTCATCTTCCTCCTCATCGAACGTAGTTAATGCTTAA
- the LOC117902377 gene encoding ATP-dependent RNA helicase me31b, protein MMTEKISSGHTNLSNKGIINDHKILGNISDDMGWKSKLKLPPKDNRFKTTDVTDTRGNEFEEFCLKRELLMGIFEKGWERPSPIQEAAIPIALSGKDVLARAKNGTGKTGAYCIPVLEQIDPTKDYIQALVMVPTRELALQTSQICIELAKHLDIRVMVTTGGTILKDDILRIYQKVQLIIATPGRILDLMDKKVADMSHCRILVLDEADKLLSLDFQGMLDHVILKLPKDPQILLFSATFPLTVKNFMEKHLREPYEINLMEELTLKGVTQYYAFVQERQKVHCLNTLFSKLQINQSIIFCNSTQRVELLAKKITELGYCCYYIHAKMAQAHRNRVFHDFRQGLCRNLVCSDLFTRGIDVQAVNVVINFDFPRMAETYLHRIGRSGRFGHLGIAINLITYEDRFDLHRIEKELGTEIKPIPKVIDPALYVANVGGSSGEICNNSDLNTSANEEGNVSK, encoded by the exons ATGATGACGGAAAAAATATCTTCTGGCCACACTAATTTATCAAACAAGgg cATAATAAATGATCATAAAATTCTTGGCAACATCAGTGACGATATGGGCTGGAAATCTAAGCTAAAGCTACCCCCAAAGGATAATCGATTTAAAACAACA GATGTGACCGATACACGTGGAAACGAATTTGAAGAGTTTTGCCTAAAGAGAGAATTACTTATGGGAATTTTTGAAAAAGGATGGGAGCGTCCTTCTCCGATTCAAGAGGCTGCTATACCTATTGCTTTGAGTGGAAAAGATGTGCTAGCTCGAGCCAAAAATGGAACTGGTAAAACTGGAGCTTATTGTATTCCAGTTTTAGAGCAAATAGACCCAACGAAAGACTATATCCAAGCGTTAGTGATGGTTCCTACACGTGAACTAGCCTTACAAACTTcacaaatttgcattgaaCTGGCAAAGCATCTTGATATACGAGTAATGGTCACCACTGGAGGTACCATACTGAAAGACGATATTTTGCGTATATATCAAAAAg TACAACTAATTATTGCGACTCCCGGACGAATATTGGATTTGATGGATAAGAAAGTTGCTGATATGTCGCATTGTAGGATATTAGTTTTGGATGAAGCCGATAAACTACTATCGCTTGATTTTCAAGGCATGCTGGATCATGTTATATTAAAATTGCCAAAGGATCCACAGATACTGCTCTTTTCTGCAACATTTCCACTGACTGTGAAAAATTTTATGGAGAAGCATTTACGCGAGCCTTATGAAATTAACCTTATGGAGGAACTGACGTTGAAAGGTGTCACTCAGTACTACGCATTTGTACAAGAACGCCAAAAAGTGCACTGTCTAAACacattattttcaaaattgcaaattaatcaaTCTATAATATTCTGCAATTCTACGCAACGTGTTGAGCTAttagcaaaaaaaattacagaGCTTGGGTATTGCTGCTATTATATACATGCAAAAATGGCGCAAGCTCATAGAAACAGAGTTTTTCATGACTTCCGTCAAGGTCTCTGTAGGAATTTAGTATGCTCGGATTTATTTACTAGAGGAATCGATGTACAAGCCGTGAAtgttgtaattaattttgattttcctCGAATGGCTGAGACATATTTACATCGTATTGGCCGTTCTGGACGGTTCGGTCATTTGG GAATTGCTATAAATCTAATAACTTACGAAGATCGCTTTGATCTTCATCGGATTGAAAAGGAGCTTGGTACTGAAATAAAACCCATACCGAAGGTTATCGACCCTGCATTGTATGTAGCAAATGTTGGCGGATCATCTGGAGAAATTTGCAATAACAGTGATCTTAATACTTCTGCAAACGAGGAAGGAAATGTTAGCAAATAG
- the LOC117901794 gene encoding FUN14 domain-containing protein 2, with translation MSEMDDCSKIIKNTFNNISKRSAYSQLIIGVTSGWATGFTTMKIGKFAAFAIGGSIILLEIAHQEGIIEVNWSKMTKSVGSIANKVESSVLGRETTWVDKTERFVDDKMVKAESLLKNKGKKVKKWYTKLIGDEDGPKVNELHIFTAAFFGGVALGIATG, from the exons ATGTCCGAAATGGATGACTGCtctaaaattattaaaaacacttttaataATATTAGTAAGCGGTCTGCTTACTCACAGCTGATAATTGGAGTTACCTCAGGATG GGCCACTGGATTTACAACAATGAAAATTGGGAAATTTGCAGCATTCGCGATTGGCGGAAGCATAATATTATTGGAAATAGCACACCAAGAAGGAATTATTGAAGTTAACTGGTCCAAAATGACAAAGAGCGTTGGTTCAATTGCAAACAAAGTGGAATCTTCAGTTCTTGGGCGTGAAACCACTTGGGTCGATAAG acTGAAAGATTTGTCGATGATAAAATGGTAAAAGCAGAGAGCTTGTTAAAAAACAAAggtaaaaaagtaaaaaaatgGTACACAAAACTTATCGGAGATGAAGATGGCCCAAAAGTGAATGAACTTCACATTTTTACAGCAGCATTTTTTGGTGGAGTTGCATTAGGCATAGCAACcggttaa
- the LOC117902395 gene encoding putative serine/threonine-protein kinase STE20-like produces the protein MFSNNISDYKLNSTIKAGTFGTVYKANYLNSNKCVVIKQISVEQQADKVTRICEDVLKCRQFQHTNINSLLHCFVDKNYVYMVFPFICFGNCQTLLENVFTSGFPEILIALIFKDIMSALVYIHSHHFVHGSLRAKSILLDRNKAILSNFRDSRSFINQGKRDKVLYGSTVGKAENLNWTAPEILYQNLYGYTEKSDLYSIGITSYEMANGFQPFLDSELTFMCTEKIRGNLPSLSDKSSQGLSSVHYSRDAVPGATNNQRTFSDDFHQYMEICLNKNPTCRWSAQKLMTHSFFKQCRNSSISDQLKGLNFDLQSCTYIKDEPLRAASASVKHLEDIKWCF, from the exons ATGTTTAGCAATAATATATCCGACTATAAATTAAACTCCACAATTAAAGCCGGAACATTTGGAACAGTATACAAGGCCAATTATCTGAATTCAAACAAATGTGTAGTTATCAAGCAAATTTCAGTGGAACAACAAGCGGATAAAGTGACGAGGATATGTGAAGATGTTTTAAAATGTCGACAGTTTcaacatacaaatataaatagcCTGCTGCACTGTTTTGTTGACAAGAATTATGTGTACATGGTgtttccatttatttgttttggaaACTGCCAAACACTACTTGAAAATGTGTTCACTTCTG GATTTCCGGAGATTTTAATAGCACTGATATTCAAAGATATTATGTCTGCTTTGGTGTACATACACTCTCACCACTTCGTTCATGGATCTTTGAGGGCTAAAAGTATACTGTTAGATCGCAATAAAGCAATTTTATCAAATTTTCGGGACTCTCGGTCTTTTATTAACCAAGGCAAAAGAGATAAAGTTTTATATGGATCAACAGTCGGAAAGGCAGAAAATTTGAACTGGACAGCTCCAGAGATATTATATCAAAATTTATATGGATACACAGAAAAGAGTGACCTGTATTCGATTGGAATCACGTCTtatgaaatggcaaatggttTTCAACCATTTTTGGATTCAGAACTAACTTTCATGTGCACAGAAAAAATTCGTGGAAATCTGCCTTCGTTGTCAGATAAATCCAGTCAAG GATTAAGTTCAGTTCATTACTCCCGAGACGCAGTCCCTGGTGCCACGAACAACCAGAGAACCTTTTCAGATGACTTTCACCAGTACATGGAAATTTGCCTAAATAAAAATCCTACGTGTCGCTGGAGTGCACAGAAATTGATGACACATTCTTTTTTTAAGCAATGTCGGAATTCCAGTATCTCAGATCAGCTCAAAGGGCTGAATTTTGATCTTCAAAGCTGTACTTATATTAAAG ATGAGCCTTTGCGTGCAGCTTCTGCCAGTGTGAAACATTTGGAAGATATCAAATggtgtttttaa
- the LOC117902376 gene encoding insulin receptor substrate 1 isoform X1: MASTSDDGLVLSGYQKKLKTMKKKFFVLYEKTNNAAARLEYYDTEKKFMQKTEPKRVIYLSSCFNINPRFDTKHRFVIMLSSREGGFGIVLESDSDLRTWLEKLLFLQRHQANINGQMQSTYDHVWQVYIQKKGMSEKVGITGTYHCCLTSKSLTLVCIGPEKLPNGDSRISSIEILLTTIRRCGHASPQCIFYMELGRQSVLGCGELWMETDNAAVATNMHNIILSAMSAKTETNMNFLNVYQARPDIGQEPMRKRSSSANESSKPIIQTRQSAVELRNSSSIHNSTYGRERCDSLPTRNRTLSDGSNQINLGSNHGFRSNTISGNRPNTTNKPNCSPPFYTPLRCSESEESSISVDESDDNGTFTPYRRNTRSSKGVIPEENIDDFASAELSSTTVNNESVDTYIPMTPIKPISDTDRVNEIVESNHNLLKSAGAEKLNFNFPEHTSEKLIQDLDIETDNQFVRPIRAYSIGNKVEHSNLKRVGYINESGKNSHRVRAYSVGSKSKIPRCDLQRIVLVEKDKNKAGTNGSHNNIFTDNSIASEVIHTNTIRENKSTSAPLLGLKHQVNTDRMSDLMEIDFSRTSILVTKKRIKDDDIPENIENGFPTYRRNLPLRNLVTTDQNVLEEQQINSEPRASDGGYLEMKPVGKTAYCESSVSFLQNKMDKIKLKDYSEAHIQDLSETRKTVNPNPSGIVEELQKSSLNEIGCQTMELTTSPDSNENLGLMRQRTNMSPEIESNKQNQPEYVTRGPRSVPDENKIVNSTSNDEYAQVTGKISQFANKQNDVGYKIIHIKSDSSLISLKKNQVAIPNDDSEHRLQDNCIMVADKGQGPSSSNAKCNLKLKIADLKRTDASTISTILPIKNLNFPSDHTSRISHPELYYASLDLPHVSGKNTGAFLKRGSCESPPVALSAGGGSAYAKIDFDQSDSSSSSSNVVNA; encoded by the exons atgGCTTCAACATCGGATGATGGACTAGTGCTAAGCGGCTaccaaaaaaaactaaaaacaatgaaaaaaaaattctttgttttgtatgaaaaaacaaacaatgcaGCTGCACGTTTAGAATATTACGATACGGAGaaaaaatttatgcaaaaaacagaaccaaaacGAGTAATTTATTTAAGTAGCTGCTTTAATATAAATCCTCGTTTTGATACTAAACATAGATTTGTTATTATGTTATCCTCAAGAGAAGGCGGATTTGGAATTGTGCTCGAAAGTGATAGCGATCTACGTACATGGCTAGAAAAATTATTATTCTTGCAACGGCATCAGGCAAATATAAATGGTCAAATGCAATCAACATATG ACCATGTCTGGCAAGtttatattcaaaaaaaaggaatgtcGGAAAAAGTTGGAATTACTGGAACCTATCACTGCTGCCTAACCTCAAAATCGCTAACACTCGTTTGCATAGGTCCGGAAAAATTACCAAATGGCGATAGCCGAATCTCTAGCATTGAGATTCTTTTGACAACAATACGTCG ATGTGGCCATGCATCTCCTCAGTGCATTTTCTATATGGAACTTGGCCGTCAGAGTGTTTTAGGCTGTGGGGAATTATGGATGGAAACGGATAATGCTGCTGTCGCTACAAATATGCATAACATAATTTTAAG CGCCATGTCAGCTAAAACTGAGACCAACATGAACTTTTTGAATGTGTACCAAGCAAGACCTGATATTGGTCAGGAACCAATGAGAAAACGTTCATCATCAGCAAACGAATCCTCCAAACCAATTATACAAACTCGTCAAAGCGCTGTTGAGTTGCGGAATAGTAGTTCCATACATAATAGCA cttatGGAAGAGAAAGGTGTGATAGTTTACCAACAAGAAATCGAACCTTAAGCGACGGCAGCAATCAAATAAACCTTGGATCAAATCATGGTTTCCGATCTAACACGATTTCTGGGAACCGTCCAAACACTACCAACAAACCTAACTGTAGTCCACCGTTTTATACACCATTAAGATGCTCGGAATCTGAAGAATCATCAATTAGTGTGGACGAATCCGATGATAACGGAACTTTTACCCCTTATCGACGAAA CACCCGGTCTTCCAAAGGAGTTATTCCCGAAGAAAATATTGACGATTTTGCAAGTGCTGAATTGAGTTCAACCACTGTAAATAATG aGAGTGTTGACACCTATATTCCGATGACTCCTATTAAGCCTATAAGTGATACTGATCGTGTAAATGAAATTGTGGAGtctaatcataatttgttgaAAAGTGCTGGCgctgaaaaattaaattttaattttcctgAGCATACATCTGAAAAACTTATTCAAGATCTAGATATTGAGACGGATAATCA GTTTGTTCGCCCAATTCGAGCTTACTCAATAGGCAATAAAGTTGAGCACTCAAATCTAAAACGCGTTGGATACATAAATGAAAGTGGAAAGAACTCACATCGTGTTCGAGCTTATTCCGTTGGTTCAAAGTCCAAAATACCTCGATGTGACTTGCAACGTATTGTTCTTGTGGAAAAGGATAAAAACAAAGCTGGGACGAACGGAAGCCATAATAATATATTCACAGATAATTCTATTGCAAGCGAAGTCATTCATACGAATACAATTCgagaaaacaaatcaacaagtGCTCCTCTATTGGGTCTTAAGCATCAAGTAAACACTGATCGTATGAGTGATTtgatggaaattgatttttcgcGAACATCGATTTTGGTCACAAAAAAGCGAATTAAAGACGATGACATTCccgaaaatattgaaaatggaTTTCCAACATACCGTCGAAACCTTCCTCTTCGAAACCTTGTCACTACGGATCAAAACGTTCTTgaggaacaacaaattaatagTGAACCTCGCGCTTCAGATGGTGGATACTTGGAAATGAAACCGGTTGGTAAAACGGCGTACTGTGAGTCAAGCGTGTCTTTTcttcaaaataaaatggatAAGATCAAGCTAAAAGACTATTCGGAAGCACATATACAGGATTTAAGTGAAACGAGAAAAACAGTTAACCCCAATCCATCCGGAATTGTTGAGGAACTGCAGAAATCtagtttaaatgaaattggTTGTCAAACTATGGAATTAACCACCTCACCTGACAGTAATGAAAACCTTGGTTTAATGAGACAACGAACCAACATGAGTCCAGAAATTGaaagcaacaagcaaaatCAACCAGAATACGTCACAAGAGGCCCAAGATCAGTCCCagatgaaaataaaatagtaAATTCAACAAGCAATGATGAATATGCGCAAGTTACAGGAAAAATCAGTCAGTTTgccaataaacaaaacgaTGTTGGCTATAAAATTATTCACATAAAAAGTGACAGCTCACTAATCTCGTTAAAGAAAAATCAAGTGGCCATTCCTAATGACGATTCGGAGCATAGACTTCAAGATAATTGTATTATGGTAGCCGACAAAGGTCAAGGTCCCAGCTCAAGCaatgcgaaatgcaatttgaagtTAAAAATAGCTGATTTAAAAAGAACAGATGCCAGTACAATATCCACAATTCttccaattaaaaatttaaatttcccaTCTGATCACACTTCACGCATATCCCATCCTGAACTTTACTACGCAAGTCTTGATCTTCCCCATGTTAGCGGCAAAAACACAGGAGCATTTCTCAAAAGAGGCTCATGTGAATCGCCGCCAGTTGCATTGTCTGCAGGAGGTGGGAGTGCGTATGCAAAAATAGATTTTGATCAATCGGACTCATCTTCCTCCTCATCGAACGTAGTTAATGCTTAA
- the LOC117901793 gene encoding MORN repeat-containing protein 3 has protein sequence MGTWLERFVCPNKPVCSTGRRATFYFPGGGTYAGYWKFNQHQGWGVKKTAKRDAKYFFDKKQPDGQLVYEGHWVMNKRQGIGSMLRKRGADLQLIYAGRWYDDMKCGEGKQFYSDGCVYFGNWLRNRRHGLGIQWYGDGGIYVGEWETDFRHGLGVMFYANGNRYEGHFARGYKNGEGVFYHMHTGQIQKGMWENDNAKTSLMQDETLIRRHDTVSAYPIERNYLKYPNEIIRELFQRYKPLGDKPHRRFNDTVTLEFIHHRRQFACLEESVVSPTNVDLYPSSGFVCTCNCAQIARNDTKTSQI, from the exons ATGGGTACCTGGTTGGAGCGCTTTGTGTGCCCCAACAAGCCTGTTTGCAGTACTGGGAGAAGAGCTACATTTTACTTTCCTGGTGGGGGCACCTATGCTGGCTACTGGAAATTTAATCAACACCAAGGCTGGGGTGTGAAGAAGACGGCAAAGCGAGATGCCAAGTACTTCTTTGATAAGAAGCAGCCCGATGGTCAACTCGTCTATGAGGGTCATTGGGTGATGAACAAACGGCAAGGGATTGGGTCGATGCTACGCAAGCGTGGCGCAGATTTACAGCTGATATATGCGGGGCGATGGTACGATGATATGAAGTGCGGCGAGGGCAAACAGTTCTATTCCGATGGCTGTGTATACTTCGGAAACTGGCTTAGGAATCGACGACATGGTCTTGGCATTCAATGGTATGGAGATGGTGGCATTTATGTGGGCGAGTGGGAGACTGATTTCCGACACGGCTTGGGTGTCATGTTCTATG CTAATGGCAACCGTTACGAAGGACACTTTGCGCGTGGATATAAAAATGGCGAGGGTGTGTTCTATCATATGCACACTGGTCAAATTCAAAAGGGAATGTGGGAGAATGATAATGCAAAGACATCCCTGATGCAGGATGAAACCCTCATTCGACGCCACGACACAGTCAGTGCATATCCGATTGAACGGAATTATCTAAAATATCCCAATGAAATAATACGCGAGCTCTTCCAGAGGTACAAACCTCTCGGCGATAAGCCACACCGTCGATTCAATGACACGGTCACTCTGGAATTCATTCACCACCGCAGACAGTTTGCTTGCCTCGAAGAAAGTGTCGTTTCGCCAACTAATGTGGATCTCTACCCGAGTTCTGGGTTTGTTTGCACTTGCAACTGCGCTCAAATAGCTAGAAACGATACAAAAACAAGTCAGATCTAA